The sequence CATgggtgggccgaaaggcctgcgtTTCCGAATGGAGTACAGGCCGGACCCGCTCATTCGCGATCGGgacgggggggggaggggggaggggggcgtCACCTGCTTTCGGAATGGAACCCCTCCCCTTCccgcaccccctcccccccgaTGTCGCCGCACTCGGACTGCCGTACCTGCGAAAGACCCGACCTCGGCTGTCTACGCCGTAGACAGTGCCGTCTGTGCCGACCTCCACCATCAGGAAACGGCCGTCAACCCTCCGCCAATGAGAGCCGGTGCACGAATTGGCGTGGACGTTCAGCCGGCAGAAGACGCGACCGGCCGGATTGACCCCCCAGCAGGTTTGGGGCCCGCACGAGTAGTACTTCATCTTCCCCCGGATGACCTTGTACCTCGGACTGTTGTGATTGACCGCTGAGACTGCGGCCACCTTGTTGGAGCAGAAGACATCATTGCGTCTGTCCACTCCAACCAAAATCTGGTCCCCCCCAGCATCCACCTGGGTCAGCTCTC is a genomic window of Chiloscyllium plagiosum isolate BGI_BamShark_2017 unplaced genomic scaffold, ASM401019v2 scaf_18097, whole genome shotgun sequence containing:
- the LOC122544862 gene encoding fish-egg lectin-like codes for the protein ELTQVDAGGDQILVGVDRRNDVFCSNKVAAVSAVNHNSPRYKVIRGKMKYYSCGPQTCWGVNPAGRVFCRLNVHANSCTGSHWRRVDGRFLMVEVGTDGTVYGVDSRGRVFRRYGSPSAATSGGRGCGKGRGSIPKAGDAPLPPPPPVPIANERVRPVLHSETQAFRPTHVCVNRDTVPNYPCPPSESRYSLSCPCVCLKAAGTFQS